Part of the Pseudomonas lijiangensis genome is shown below.
CATGTCGCCGATTTCATCAAGAAACAGGGTGCCTTTATCGGCCTTGCGAATCAGGCCGATGCTGCCTTTCTGATGGGCGCCGGTAAACGCGCCTCTGGTGTAGCCAAACAGTTCCGATTCCACCAGTTCGGCCGGAATCGCCGCGCAGTTGACGGCAATCATGGGCTGGCTGGCGCGAGAACTGCCCAGATGCAGGGCTTTGACGAACACTTCCTTGCCGACCCCGGTTTCGCCGTGGATCAACAGCGGGATGTCTTTTTCCAGCAGCCGTCGGGCCTGGCTTACCGCTTTTTCGACTTTTGCATCGCCCAGATCGATGGCGTTCAGGTCGAGTGTCGGTTGTGGGGCGACCGGTTGCTCAGGCCGCACCGGCTGCAATAGCTGGATCGGTTTGCGCCGTGGGCGCTTGAGCAGGCACTGGAAGCGGTTATTGCCAAAGGCATACAGCGCGAAAGGGCGTGCTTCGGTTTCGCTGAGCAGTTGCAGGATCGGGCATTTGAACAGGTCTTCGATACTGACGCCGGTCAGCCGCACGCCCAGCAGGTTGTCGGCCCGCCGATTGGCGCAGAGGATTCTGCCGCTTTCGTCGAAAATCAGCAGGCCCGCCCACTGGCTGTCCAGATTGTTCAGGCCGGTATTGAAGATCAGCTGGAAATGAGTGTCGCGAAACTGGTCGAGAATCAGCCGGTTTTCCACCGACTGACTCATCATCTTGACCATCCCTAGTGTGTGGGAGGGCGGCAGGAAGCTGTCGCTGGAAACGTCGAGTATCGCAATCATGCGCCGGTCGGCATCGAAGATCGGCGAGGCGGAGCCCGTCATGAAACGATTGGCCTTGAGAAAGTGCTCGTCGGGCTCGATATGCACCGCCTGTTCACAGGCCAGCGCCGTCCCAATGGCGTTGGTCCCCGCGCCGCGTTCGCTCCAGCTTGCCCCGGCCACGAAACCCTGAGTCTGCGAAGCATCGATGAAACGCTGGGTTCCCCATGACTTGAGCAACTGGCCGTGATTGTCGGCCAGCAGGATCAGGCAGTTGGAGTTGCTGAGGATGTTTTCATAGACCGGCAGCACTTCCTGATGGGTGGTCTGCACCAGAGCGTTATGGCGTTCCAGCAGTTGTGAAACCTGCGCGCCCGGCAGTCCGCCGAACGAGGGGCGCGACTGATGGCTGAGACCGAAGTCCCGACAGCGCGTCCATGAATCCTGAATGATGATGTCGTGAGCAAGTGACGCACTGGAATTGGCCATGAGCATGGATCCTGCGAGTGCCTTGTTGTTTTTGTTTTAGGTCTTGCATGGAGCGTCCGTGCCCGAAGCGTTCACCCAGTTTCGTTCACTGCTGTTCAAAGTCAATGTTCAATTTGTTCAGGTGTTCAGCTTTTTTTGTTCACTTTTGTTCAGCTCTGAAGGTGCGCTGTCAGCGCGGGGAATGCCGGACGCTCTAGCTCGGGCCTTTGAGGAAAATGCAGCGATCTGGCACGAATGTCGCTCTATGTAACCTGTATTGAGCTGCACCCCCGACAAGAAAAAATAACAAAGGGCACGCCATGTCACTTACGTTGGAACACGTCAGTCGCGCAGTCGATGGCCAGATATGGATCGACGACGCATCCCTGAGTTTTGAGCCCGGGTCCTTCAATGTGTTGCTGGGTCGCACGCTGTCCGGCAAGACCAGCCTGATGCGTCTGATGGCTGGCCTGGACAAGCCCGACACGGGGCGGGTGCTGATGAACGGGGTCGATGTCACCCGGCGGCCGGTACGCCAGCGCAATGTGTCGATGGTCTATCAGCAGTTCATCAATTACCCCAGCATGACCGTCTTCGAGAATATCGCTT
Proteins encoded:
- a CDS encoding sigma-54-dependent Fis family transcriptional regulator translates to MANSSASLAHDIIIQDSWTRCRDFGLSHQSRPSFGGLPGAQVSQLLERHNALVQTTHQEVLPVYENILSNSNCLILLADNHGQLLKSWGTQRFIDASQTQGFVAGASWSERGAGTNAIGTALACEQAVHIEPDEHFLKANRFMTGSASPIFDADRRMIAILDVSSDSFLPPSHTLGMVKMMSQSVENRLILDQFRDTHFQLIFNTGLNNLDSQWAGLLIFDESGRILCANRRADNLLGVRLTGVSIEDLFKCPILQLLSETEARPFALYAFGNNRFQCLLKRPRRKPIQLLQPVRPEQPVAPQPTLDLNAIDLGDAKVEKAVSQARRLLEKDIPLLIHGETGVGKEVFVKALHLGSSRASQPMIAVNCAAIPAELVESELFGYTRGAFTGAHQKGSIGLIRKADKGTLFLDEIGDMPMPVQARLLRVLQERCVQPLGSSELYPVDIRLISATNHSLRERVQTGHFRQDLYYRISGLNIELPPLRERTDKQALIQRIWERHREPQQRAGFSSEVLELFEHHPWPGNLRQLNSVIQVALALADEQRITIEHLPEDFFLDAQMDEERDEPVSTLRLRGSFPCNEDLNHLLQAAGGNISQLAKRLGVSRNTLYKRLREIRE